A genomic segment from Oncorhynchus keta strain PuntledgeMale-10-30-2019 chromosome 9, Oket_V2, whole genome shotgun sequence encodes:
- the LOC118388056 gene encoding LIM/homeobox protein Lhx2-like isoform X3: MHGLNLRLMEVLACRSEGDACKCSPPVSTMLFHGLPGGEMQGVIDEMDRRVKGESTAISSAIDMGETETSMTSINSDRVALCAGCGGKISDRYYLLAVDKQWHMRCLKCCECKLNLESELTCFSKDGSIYCKEDYYSRRFSVQRCARCHLGISASEMVMRARDLVYHLNCFTCTSCNKMLTTGDHFGMRDSLVYCRLHFETLIQGEYQAHFNHAGDVASGKGLGESGTGNSLGMQYYNGVGTGQKGRPRKRKSPGPGADLAAYNAALSCNENDGDHLDRDSHYSSSSKSKRMRTSFKHHQLRTMKSYFAINHNPDAKDLKQLAQKTGLTKRVLQVWFQNARAKFRRNLLRQESTGMDKVSDGSTLPGGSPSGPHSELSNASMSPSSTHTTLTDLTSPSIPSVNPLLTAVPGGMDPHDSMSMSPSQTTLTSLF; this comes from the exons ATGCATGGGCTAAATTTGCGTCTCATGGAAGTTTTGGCCTGCAGATCTGAGGGAGACGCTTGCAAGTGTAGCCCTCCAGTCTCCACGATGCTCTTCCACGGGCTCCCCGGAGGCGAGATGCAGGGGGTCATCGACGAGATGGACCGGAGGGTGAAGGGCGAATCTACCGCCATCAGTTCGGCTATAGACATGGGGGAAACTGAGACG AGTATGACGTCCATCAACAGCGACCGTGTGGCCTTGTGCGCGGGATGCGGGGGAAAGATATCTGACCGCTACTACTTGCTCGCGGTGGACAAACAGTGGCACATGCGCTGTCTCAAGTGCTGCGAGTGCAAACTAAACCTCGAGTCCGAGCTTACCTGTTTCAGTAAAGACGGCAGCATCTATTGCAAAGAAGATTACTACAG CAGGAGGTTTTCCGTCCAGAGGTGCGCCCGGTGCCATCTCGGGATCTCCGCGTCGGAGATGGTCATGCGGGCGAGGGATTTGGTCTACCACTTGAACTGTTTCACCTGTACTAGCTGCAACAAAATGCTCACGACCGGAGATCACTTCGGAATGCGGGACAGTCTTGTGTACTGCCGGCTCCACTTTGAGACACTCATACAAGGGGAATATCAAGCGCATTTCAATCACGCGGGGGATGTAGCCTCGGGCAAAGGACTTGGCGAGAGCGGCACGGGAAACTCGCTGGGGATGCAGTATTACAACGGCGTCGGTACGGGGCAGAAAGGAAGGCCGAGGAAAAGGAAAAGTCCCGGGCCTGGAGCAGATCTGGCTGCTTACAACGCAG CGTTAAGTTGTAACGAGAACGATGGAGACCACCTGGACCGAGACTCCCACTACTCCTCCAGCTCCAAGTCCAAGCGCATGCGCACCTCCTTCAAACACCACCAACTGAGGACCATGAAGTCCTACTTTGCCATCAACCACAATCCGGATGCCAAGGACCTGAAACAGTTGGCCCAGAAGACAGGTCTCACCAAACGGGTGCTGCAG GTTTGGTTCCAGAACGCCAGGGCCAAGTTTAGACGGAACCTACTACGTCAGGAGAGCACAGGGATGGACAAGGTGTCGGATGGGTCCACTCTACCAGGGGGGTCGCCTTCGGGCCCCCACTCCGAGCTCTCCAACGCCTCAATGAGTCCTTCCAGCACCCACACCACCCTCACGGACCTGACAAGCCCCTCTATTCCGTCGGTTAACCCTCTACTGACCGCCGTGCCGGGGGGCATGGACCCCCACGACTCCATGAGTATGAGTCCTTCCCAGACCACCCTTACCAGCCTCTTCTGA
- the LOC118388056 gene encoding LIM/homeobox protein Lhx2-like isoform X1 yields the protein MCLLGLRTDGPGVSGCSERMTSLRGAVRSEGDACKCSPPVSTMLFHGLPGGEMQGVIDEMDRRVKGESTAISSAIDMGETETSMTSINSDRVALCAGCGGKISDRYYLLAVDKQWHMRCLKCCECKLNLESELTCFSKDGSIYCKEDYYSRRFSVQRCARCHLGISASEMVMRARDLVYHLNCFTCTSCNKMLTTGDHFGMRDSLVYCRLHFETLIQGEYQAHFNHAGDVASGKGLGESGTGNSLGMQYYNGVGTGQKGRPRKRKSPGPGADLAAYNAALSCNENDGDHLDRDSHYSSSSKSKRMRTSFKHHQLRTMKSYFAINHNPDAKDLKQLAQKTGLTKRVLQVWFQNARAKFRRNLLRQESTGMDKVSDGSTLPGGSPSGPHSELSNASMSPSSTHTTLTDLTSPSIPSVNPLLTAVPGGMDPHDSMSMSPSQTTLTSLF from the exons ATGTGCCTGTTGGGGTTACGAACAGATGGTCCAGGAGTCAGCGGCTGCAGCGAAAGGATGACGTCGCTAAGAGGTGCAGTAAG ATCTGAGGGAGACGCTTGCAAGTGTAGCCCTCCAGTCTCCACGATGCTCTTCCACGGGCTCCCCGGAGGCGAGATGCAGGGGGTCATCGACGAGATGGACCGGAGGGTGAAGGGCGAATCTACCGCCATCAGTTCGGCTATAGACATGGGGGAAACTGAGACG AGTATGACGTCCATCAACAGCGACCGTGTGGCCTTGTGCGCGGGATGCGGGGGAAAGATATCTGACCGCTACTACTTGCTCGCGGTGGACAAACAGTGGCACATGCGCTGTCTCAAGTGCTGCGAGTGCAAACTAAACCTCGAGTCCGAGCTTACCTGTTTCAGTAAAGACGGCAGCATCTATTGCAAAGAAGATTACTACAG CAGGAGGTTTTCCGTCCAGAGGTGCGCCCGGTGCCATCTCGGGATCTCCGCGTCGGAGATGGTCATGCGGGCGAGGGATTTGGTCTACCACTTGAACTGTTTCACCTGTACTAGCTGCAACAAAATGCTCACGACCGGAGATCACTTCGGAATGCGGGACAGTCTTGTGTACTGCCGGCTCCACTTTGAGACACTCATACAAGGGGAATATCAAGCGCATTTCAATCACGCGGGGGATGTAGCCTCGGGCAAAGGACTTGGCGAGAGCGGCACGGGAAACTCGCTGGGGATGCAGTATTACAACGGCGTCGGTACGGGGCAGAAAGGAAGGCCGAGGAAAAGGAAAAGTCCCGGGCCTGGAGCAGATCTGGCTGCTTACAACGCAG CGTTAAGTTGTAACGAGAACGATGGAGACCACCTGGACCGAGACTCCCACTACTCCTCCAGCTCCAAGTCCAAGCGCATGCGCACCTCCTTCAAACACCACCAACTGAGGACCATGAAGTCCTACTTTGCCATCAACCACAATCCGGATGCCAAGGACCTGAAACAGTTGGCCCAGAAGACAGGTCTCACCAAACGGGTGCTGCAG GTTTGGTTCCAGAACGCCAGGGCCAAGTTTAGACGGAACCTACTACGTCAGGAGAGCACAGGGATGGACAAGGTGTCGGATGGGTCCACTCTACCAGGGGGGTCGCCTTCGGGCCCCCACTCCGAGCTCTCCAACGCCTCAATGAGTCCTTCCAGCACCCACACCACCCTCACGGACCTGACAAGCCCCTCTATTCCGTCGGTTAACCCTCTACTGACCGCCGTGCCGGGGGGCATGGACCCCCACGACTCCATGAGTATGAGTCCTTCCCAGACCACCCTTACCAGCCTCTTCTGA
- the LOC118388056 gene encoding LIM/homeobox protein Lhx2-like isoform X4 gives MHGLNLRLMEVLACRSEGDACKCSPPVSTMLFHGLPGGEMQGVIDEMDRRVKGESTAISSAIDMGETETSMTSINSDRVALCAGCGGKISDRYYLLAVDKQWHMRCLKCCECKLNLESELTCFSKDGSIYCKEDYYRRFSVQRCARCHLGISASEMVMRARDLVYHLNCFTCTSCNKMLTTGDHFGMRDSLVYCRLHFETLIQGEYQAHFNHAGDVASGKGLGESGTGNSLGMQYYNGVGTGQKGRPRKRKSPGPGADLAAYNAALSCNENDGDHLDRDSHYSSSSKSKRMRTSFKHHQLRTMKSYFAINHNPDAKDLKQLAQKTGLTKRVLQVWFQNARAKFRRNLLRQESTGMDKVSDGSTLPGGSPSGPHSELSNASMSPSSTHTTLTDLTSPSIPSVNPLLTAVPGGMDPHDSMSMSPSQTTLTSLF, from the exons ATGCATGGGCTAAATTTGCGTCTCATGGAAGTTTTGGCCTGCAGATCTGAGGGAGACGCTTGCAAGTGTAGCCCTCCAGTCTCCACGATGCTCTTCCACGGGCTCCCCGGAGGCGAGATGCAGGGGGTCATCGACGAGATGGACCGGAGGGTGAAGGGCGAATCTACCGCCATCAGTTCGGCTATAGACATGGGGGAAACTGAGACG AGTATGACGTCCATCAACAGCGACCGTGTGGCCTTGTGCGCGGGATGCGGGGGAAAGATATCTGACCGCTACTACTTGCTCGCGGTGGACAAACAGTGGCACATGCGCTGTCTCAAGTGCTGCGAGTGCAAACTAAACCTCGAGTCCGAGCTTACCTGTTTCAGTAAAGACGGCAGCATCTATTGCAAAGAAGATTACTACAG GAGGTTTTCCGTCCAGAGGTGCGCCCGGTGCCATCTCGGGATCTCCGCGTCGGAGATGGTCATGCGGGCGAGGGATTTGGTCTACCACTTGAACTGTTTCACCTGTACTAGCTGCAACAAAATGCTCACGACCGGAGATCACTTCGGAATGCGGGACAGTCTTGTGTACTGCCGGCTCCACTTTGAGACACTCATACAAGGGGAATATCAAGCGCATTTCAATCACGCGGGGGATGTAGCCTCGGGCAAAGGACTTGGCGAGAGCGGCACGGGAAACTCGCTGGGGATGCAGTATTACAACGGCGTCGGTACGGGGCAGAAAGGAAGGCCGAGGAAAAGGAAAAGTCCCGGGCCTGGAGCAGATCTGGCTGCTTACAACGCAG CGTTAAGTTGTAACGAGAACGATGGAGACCACCTGGACCGAGACTCCCACTACTCCTCCAGCTCCAAGTCCAAGCGCATGCGCACCTCCTTCAAACACCACCAACTGAGGACCATGAAGTCCTACTTTGCCATCAACCACAATCCGGATGCCAAGGACCTGAAACAGTTGGCCCAGAAGACAGGTCTCACCAAACGGGTGCTGCAG GTTTGGTTCCAGAACGCCAGGGCCAAGTTTAGACGGAACCTACTACGTCAGGAGAGCACAGGGATGGACAAGGTGTCGGATGGGTCCACTCTACCAGGGGGGTCGCCTTCGGGCCCCCACTCCGAGCTCTCCAACGCCTCAATGAGTCCTTCCAGCACCCACACCACCCTCACGGACCTGACAAGCCCCTCTATTCCGTCGGTTAACCCTCTACTGACCGCCGTGCCGGGGGGCATGGACCCCCACGACTCCATGAGTATGAGTCCTTCCCAGACCACCCTTACCAGCCTCTTCTGA
- the LOC118388056 gene encoding LIM/homeobox protein Lhx2-like isoform X2, with protein MCLLGLRTDGPGVSGCSERMTSLRGAVRSEGDACKCSPPVSTMLFHGLPGGEMQGVIDEMDRRVKGESTAISSAIDMGETETSMTSINSDRVALCAGCGGKISDRYYLLAVDKQWHMRCLKCCECKLNLESELTCFSKDGSIYCKEDYYRRFSVQRCARCHLGISASEMVMRARDLVYHLNCFTCTSCNKMLTTGDHFGMRDSLVYCRLHFETLIQGEYQAHFNHAGDVASGKGLGESGTGNSLGMQYYNGVGTGQKGRPRKRKSPGPGADLAAYNAALSCNENDGDHLDRDSHYSSSSKSKRMRTSFKHHQLRTMKSYFAINHNPDAKDLKQLAQKTGLTKRVLQVWFQNARAKFRRNLLRQESTGMDKVSDGSTLPGGSPSGPHSELSNASMSPSSTHTTLTDLTSPSIPSVNPLLTAVPGGMDPHDSMSMSPSQTTLTSLF; from the exons ATGTGCCTGTTGGGGTTACGAACAGATGGTCCAGGAGTCAGCGGCTGCAGCGAAAGGATGACGTCGCTAAGAGGTGCAGTAAG ATCTGAGGGAGACGCTTGCAAGTGTAGCCCTCCAGTCTCCACGATGCTCTTCCACGGGCTCCCCGGAGGCGAGATGCAGGGGGTCATCGACGAGATGGACCGGAGGGTGAAGGGCGAATCTACCGCCATCAGTTCGGCTATAGACATGGGGGAAACTGAGACG AGTATGACGTCCATCAACAGCGACCGTGTGGCCTTGTGCGCGGGATGCGGGGGAAAGATATCTGACCGCTACTACTTGCTCGCGGTGGACAAACAGTGGCACATGCGCTGTCTCAAGTGCTGCGAGTGCAAACTAAACCTCGAGTCCGAGCTTACCTGTTTCAGTAAAGACGGCAGCATCTATTGCAAAGAAGATTACTACAG GAGGTTTTCCGTCCAGAGGTGCGCCCGGTGCCATCTCGGGATCTCCGCGTCGGAGATGGTCATGCGGGCGAGGGATTTGGTCTACCACTTGAACTGTTTCACCTGTACTAGCTGCAACAAAATGCTCACGACCGGAGATCACTTCGGAATGCGGGACAGTCTTGTGTACTGCCGGCTCCACTTTGAGACACTCATACAAGGGGAATATCAAGCGCATTTCAATCACGCGGGGGATGTAGCCTCGGGCAAAGGACTTGGCGAGAGCGGCACGGGAAACTCGCTGGGGATGCAGTATTACAACGGCGTCGGTACGGGGCAGAAAGGAAGGCCGAGGAAAAGGAAAAGTCCCGGGCCTGGAGCAGATCTGGCTGCTTACAACGCAG CGTTAAGTTGTAACGAGAACGATGGAGACCACCTGGACCGAGACTCCCACTACTCCTCCAGCTCCAAGTCCAAGCGCATGCGCACCTCCTTCAAACACCACCAACTGAGGACCATGAAGTCCTACTTTGCCATCAACCACAATCCGGATGCCAAGGACCTGAAACAGTTGGCCCAGAAGACAGGTCTCACCAAACGGGTGCTGCAG GTTTGGTTCCAGAACGCCAGGGCCAAGTTTAGACGGAACCTACTACGTCAGGAGAGCACAGGGATGGACAAGGTGTCGGATGGGTCCACTCTACCAGGGGGGTCGCCTTCGGGCCCCCACTCCGAGCTCTCCAACGCCTCAATGAGTCCTTCCAGCACCCACACCACCCTCACGGACCTGACAAGCCCCTCTATTCCGTCGGTTAACCCTCTACTGACCGCCGTGCCGGGGGGCATGGACCCCCACGACTCCATGAGTATGAGTCCTTCCCAGACCACCCTTACCAGCCTCTTCTGA
- the LOC118388056 gene encoding LIM/homeobox protein Lhx2-like isoform X5, whose protein sequence is MLFHGLPGGEMQGVIDEMDRRVKGESTAISSAIDMGETETSMTSINSDRVALCAGCGGKISDRYYLLAVDKQWHMRCLKCCECKLNLESELTCFSKDGSIYCKEDYYSRRFSVQRCARCHLGISASEMVMRARDLVYHLNCFTCTSCNKMLTTGDHFGMRDSLVYCRLHFETLIQGEYQAHFNHAGDVASGKGLGESGTGNSLGMQYYNGVGTGQKGRPRKRKSPGPGADLAAYNAALSCNENDGDHLDRDSHYSSSSKSKRMRTSFKHHQLRTMKSYFAINHNPDAKDLKQLAQKTGLTKRVLQVWFQNARAKFRRNLLRQESTGMDKVSDGSTLPGGSPSGPHSELSNASMSPSSTHTTLTDLTSPSIPSVNPLLTAVPGGMDPHDSMSMSPSQTTLTSLF, encoded by the exons ATGCTCTTCCACGGGCTCCCCGGAGGCGAGATGCAGGGGGTCATCGACGAGATGGACCGGAGGGTGAAGGGCGAATCTACCGCCATCAGTTCGGCTATAGACATGGGGGAAACTGAGACG AGTATGACGTCCATCAACAGCGACCGTGTGGCCTTGTGCGCGGGATGCGGGGGAAAGATATCTGACCGCTACTACTTGCTCGCGGTGGACAAACAGTGGCACATGCGCTGTCTCAAGTGCTGCGAGTGCAAACTAAACCTCGAGTCCGAGCTTACCTGTTTCAGTAAAGACGGCAGCATCTATTGCAAAGAAGATTACTACAG CAGGAGGTTTTCCGTCCAGAGGTGCGCCCGGTGCCATCTCGGGATCTCCGCGTCGGAGATGGTCATGCGGGCGAGGGATTTGGTCTACCACTTGAACTGTTTCACCTGTACTAGCTGCAACAAAATGCTCACGACCGGAGATCACTTCGGAATGCGGGACAGTCTTGTGTACTGCCGGCTCCACTTTGAGACACTCATACAAGGGGAATATCAAGCGCATTTCAATCACGCGGGGGATGTAGCCTCGGGCAAAGGACTTGGCGAGAGCGGCACGGGAAACTCGCTGGGGATGCAGTATTACAACGGCGTCGGTACGGGGCAGAAAGGAAGGCCGAGGAAAAGGAAAAGTCCCGGGCCTGGAGCAGATCTGGCTGCTTACAACGCAG CGTTAAGTTGTAACGAGAACGATGGAGACCACCTGGACCGAGACTCCCACTACTCCTCCAGCTCCAAGTCCAAGCGCATGCGCACCTCCTTCAAACACCACCAACTGAGGACCATGAAGTCCTACTTTGCCATCAACCACAATCCGGATGCCAAGGACCTGAAACAGTTGGCCCAGAAGACAGGTCTCACCAAACGGGTGCTGCAG GTTTGGTTCCAGAACGCCAGGGCCAAGTTTAGACGGAACCTACTACGTCAGGAGAGCACAGGGATGGACAAGGTGTCGGATGGGTCCACTCTACCAGGGGGGTCGCCTTCGGGCCCCCACTCCGAGCTCTCCAACGCCTCAATGAGTCCTTCCAGCACCCACACCACCCTCACGGACCTGACAAGCCCCTCTATTCCGTCGGTTAACCCTCTACTGACCGCCGTGCCGGGGGGCATGGACCCCCACGACTCCATGAGTATGAGTCCTTCCCAGACCACCCTTACCAGCCTCTTCTGA